The nucleotide sequence CAGCAGGAAATAAGAAAGTTTTTATTGCTTGTCGGCAGAACCAATATTTTTGAAGAGGGTAAGTTTTTCAAGAATGTACGTTTCTGGTCTCAGAATGGGAACGCAAAACGAGCAAACATCACACCTATAGTAGAGGCAGTTAAATCGCTTGCTGGATCTAATACAGGAGCGTTAATAGTTATATCATCAGACTCACCACTAAAGTTTTATGCAGAATCCGGAGATGCGATGGATTCATTGTTGTCCAAAAGGTTACTGCTGGCGATTTTTAATAAATATAGCCCTCTTCATGATGGGGCAGTTATTGTACACAAGGACAGAATAGTAGCAGCTAGATGTATATTACCAGTCACTGAACAAGATGTTCCTGCACAATATGGATTGAGACACAGAGCTGGACTTGGAATGTCGGAGAATACGGAAACTTTTATCATTGCAGTTTCGGAAGAAACTGGACAGATTTCAGCCATGCAGAATGGTGAAATAACACACAACATCTCTGCTCAGGAGCTAAGACGCCAAATCAATAAATACCTTAACGAGCCGAAGGAACTGAAGAAAGAAAAAGAGAAGAAAGACCTTGAGGAGGTAGCTTAAAAAATGTACATTTCTCACCAATTTGATGAGAAATGTACCTGGTATCGAGGAAACTAAATAACCCCTAATTCCTTACCCACTTCAGTAAACGCCTTGATCGCTTTATCCAGGTGTTCACGATCGTGAACCGCAGAAATTTGTACGCGAATCCTTGCTTGATCTTTTGGAACTACAGGGAAGTAGAAGCCAATCACATATATACCTTTTTCAAGAAGTTTAGCCGCCATTTCTTGAGAAAGTTTAGCATCATATAGCATGATTGGTACGATAGGATGCTCTCCTGGTTTGATATCAAACCCAGCTTCTGTCATTTGCTCTCTGAAATACTTAGTATTGGCTTCCAGTTTGTCTCTAAGCTCTGTGGTCTCGCTTAGCATATCAATCACAGCAATTGATGCTCCGGTGATAGATGGTGCCAAGGTATTGGAAAACAAATAGGGTCTGGATCGTTGACGAAGGATGTCTACAATTTCTTTTTTCGCAGAGGTAAAACCTCCAGAGGCTCCCCCAAGAGCTTTACCCAGTGTTCCTGTAATGATATCCACTCGATCCATACAATTTCGATATTCATGTACCCCACGTCCTGTTTTTCCTATAAACCCAGTGGAATGACACTCGTCAGTCATAACTAAGGCATCATATTTATCAGCCAGATCACAGATTTTATCTAGCTGTGCTATTGTGCCATCCATGGAGAAGACACCATCTGTGACAATGATTTTCACTTTCGCTCCTGAAGCGGCTTTTAATTGTTCCTCTAGGTCAGCCATATCATTATTTTTATATCGGTAACGTTGTGCCTTACACAATCTTACACCATCAATGATTGATGCATGATTCAATGAATCAGAGATAATTGCATCCTCGGGACCCAAAAGAGGCTCAAATACACCGCCGTTTGCGTCAAAAGCTGCAGCATATAAAATGGTATCTTCCATTCCAAGAAATTCCGAAATTTTTTGCTCAAGCTCTTTATGAATATCCTGCGTTCCACAGATAAAGCGAACTGACGACATTCCAAAACCATGGGAGTCTATAGATGTCTTTGCAGATTCAATCACTTTAGGATGTGAAGATAGACCTAGGTAGTTATTCGCACAGAAATTGATTACTTCAGATCCATTCTGAAGCACAATATCCGCAGATTGAGGTGATGCAATTACTCGTTCTTGCTTATAGAGACCAGCCTCTTTTATTTCTTCAATTTCTTTCTCTAGTCTTGGCTTTAATGATTTGTACATATCAGCTTGTTTTCGGTTTTAAGGGTTTTACTTTAGGTCGCATCGCTTTAGGTGCAGTAGCGGGTTTTTTAGTTTCTGCTTTCACCTCGAGCTTATAAGCTCTGCGTATTTTATTGATCAAAAAAAGTTTTTGTTGTGTGAAGCTTTCCGGGTGCATTTGATCAAAAATTTTCTGAAACTCCAAATATTGAGCGGGTTCAGCTTGTTGAAATTTTTTAGGATCAATTTTTTTTTCGGTTAGGTATTCATTAAACATCATTGCAACAAATTTAATGGAAGCTAGTTTTCCATTGACGTGTAAATTTGCAATCCTAAAACCTGAATAAACAACTTTATACCCCAATGGATAAAATCCTGATAATAGGTGCTTGTGGACAGCTTGGAACCGAACTTACATTGAAGCTCAGAGAGCTAAAGGGAACTGAGAGTATTATTGCTTCAGATCTTTTGGATGATCCAATCGATTTGTTGAGTGATGGTCCGTATGAAAAGCTCAATATTATGAACAAGGAGTCATTTCATATTATTCTAGAAAAACACAACATAACCCAAGTATACCATTTAGCGGCAGTGCTTTCAGCTAAAGGAGAGCAAAATCCACATTTTGCCTGGCAATTAAATATGGAAAGCCTTTTGACGGTTCTCGAGGCTGGAAAGGACAAGTTGAAAAAGATTTATTGGCCAAGCTCCATTGCTGTATTTGGACCGGATACCCCAAAGGAAAATACACCACAGAATACAGTCATGGCTCCAAATACGGTTTACGGAATTTCCAAGTTGGCTGGCGAGCGATGGTGCGAATATTATTTTGAAAACTATGGAGTCGATGTTAGGAGCTTAAGATACCCAGGACTTATAGGGTATAAAGCTTTGCCTGGTGGAGGTACTACAGACTATGCAGTAGATATTTTTCATAAAGCAATAGTTGGAGAAAAATATGAGTGCTTCTTGTCTGAAGATACTATACTTCCTATGATGTATATGGATGATGCAGTGAAAGCCACTATTGATCTTATGGAGACAGATGCTGAGAATGTAAAGATTCGAAGCTCACATAATCTTGGAGCGATGAGTTTTAGTCCAAAAGAAATCACAATAGAAATCCAGAAGCATTATCCTGATTTTGAGGTTACTTACAATCCTGATTTTCGTCAAAAAATAGCTGATAGCTGGCCTGGAAGTATAGATGATAGTGCGGCAAGAAATGACTGGAACTGGCAACATTCCTTTGGGTTGAAAGAGCTAACAGAGACGATGATCACCAACCTCAAAGACACAATTGTTTTTGATTAAGATATTTTTCCTTTTTCTTTCAAGCTTGAAAAAATCAATCAACCAATGGAATCGTACGAAAATTTGGCATTAGACTTAGTTGATGGCATTCTTACCATTACCATCAACAGAGAAAGTAAAATGAATGCACTTAATCGAGCAACAATGCTCGAAATTCGTGATGCATTTCAATATATACAGGATAACCCAAAAGATATTAGAGGGGTAGTGCTAACGGGTGCAGGAGAAAAGGCTTTCGTAGCAGGTGCGGATATCAGTGAATTTGCAGGTCTAAGTGAAATGCATGCTAGAAAATTTGCAGAAGAAGGGCAGGAAATTTTTCAATCCATAGAAAACTGCCATACCCCAGTGGTTGCTGTAGTCAATGGATTTGCTCTGGGCGGTGGTTGTGAGCTTGCAATGTCTGCTCACATGCGAATTGCGGTGAGCACTGCAAAGTTCGGTCAACCCGAAGTGAACCTGGGACTGATTCCAGGCTATGGAGGAACCCAAAGATTGACTCAACTTATAGGAAAGGCTAGAGCTTTTGAATTCTTAATGAGCGCAGATATGATCTTAGCAGAAAGAGCAGAACAACTCGGACTTGCTAATTATGTGGAGTCAGACAAAGCGGCAGCTCATAGTAAAGCAGTTGAGCTTCTGGGAAAGATTACCTCGAAAGCCCCTATAGCAATAGGGTTAGTGATAGATTCAGTTAATGCATATTATGAGACTGGAGTGAATGGTTATCAAACAGAAGCGAATGCGTTTGCGGGATGCTTTGGTACTGAAGATTTCAAAGAAGGCGTGGCAGCTTTTTCAGAAAAACGAAAAGCTGATTTTAAAGGCGAATAATCCTTGTCGATACTTAAAAAATTAGCAAGCCAAACTGCTATTTACGGTTTGAGTAGTGTATTGGGGCGGATGCTCAATTACTTACTTGTCCCACTTTACACCTCTGTTTTTGTTCCTTCAGAATATGGCATAGTTACTGAATTATATGCCTATGTAGCTTTTTTGAATATCCTCTATATCTACGGGCTGGAGACTGCTTATTTTCGATTTTCGACAAAGGAAAAGGGAAATCATTACTTCAATTTAGCTTTTAGTAGCATCTTAATTTCATCATTGCTCTTTTCTGGAAGTATTTGGGTTTTCTCAGGGACTATTGCTGCTCTTTTAGAGTATCCCGATAAAGCCTATCTTATCCAATGGTTAGGGATGATTCTAGCTATTGATGCAATTGTCGCTATTCCTTTTGCAAGATTGAGACAAGCAGGAAAAGCGAGTCGTTTTGCGATTTTCAAGCTGACTAATATTTGCGTCAATATTTTTTTGAATGTCTTTTTTATCATAATCTGTCCACAGATTCTTGCGGCTGACCTGAACAGTACAGTGAGAAACATATACAACCCTGAATTAGGAGTTGGGTATGTGTTTCTATCTAATCTTATCGCCAACGCTTTGTATTTGCTATTTTTTATTCCGGATTGGCTAAAAATTAAACTTTCATTTAATTCAAAAGAATGGAAAAGCATGATGAAATATGCTTGGCCTGTATTGATTATTGGTTTTGCTGGTGTAATCAACGAAATGCTCAGCAGAGCTATATTAAAATATAGACTTCCATCAGAGTTTTACGAAGGCTATTCAAACCTAGAAATTTTAGGAATATTTGGAGCTTGTTATAAGCTATCTGTCTTCATGGCACTTGCTGTTCAGGCATTTCGCTATTCTTTTGAGCCATTCTTCTTTACTCAAGCGAAAGAGAAAAACTCTCCACAAGTATTTAGTCAAGTAATGACCTATTTTGTTTTATTTGGAGCATTTTCCTGGTTGGTTCTCTGCACATTCATGCCATACTATGCTCCGCTATTTCTAAGGCAAGAAAGCTACCTGATGGCTTTGGATGCAGTGCCATGGTTGCTAGGGGGTGGATTGTTTCTTGGCATATTCTACAATCTGTCACTTTGGTATAAGCTGACAGATAAAACACTTTATGGAGCTTATATTGGAATGATTGGAGCTTTTACGACCTTTATACTTAACTGGCTCTTAATTCCAATTATTGGGTATCTAGGTAGTGCAATAGCAACTTTTGCATCTTACCTTTTAATGGTGATAGTGTCATACACTTGGGGTATGAAACATTACCCAATTCCTTATCAGACAATTAAGGTCGTTGGGTACATTATTTTAGCTGGATTGGGAATAGTCATCGATCAATTCACACAAAAATCAATTTGGAAGTCCGTTCTCATCGTCTTAATCTTTCTAACTTTGTCAATCATACTAGAAAGAAAATCTTTCACGAGACTCAGAAATAGCTAAAAATCAGTAAGATTTTATGAACCTAATCATTCCAATGGCCGGAAAAGGAAAAAGACTTAGGCCGCACACATTAACTATTCCTAAACCTCTCATTCCTATAGCAGGTAAGCCAATAGTACAGCGATTAGTAGAAGACATTGCTGATGTCACCCCAGAACAAATTGAAAAAATTGGATTTGTTATAGGAGGTTTTGATGAAGAAATTAAGGAAAAGCTTATTGCAATAGCAAAAGAAGTAGGCGCAGAAGCGCATTTTTATGTTCAAGAGACTGCTGAAGGAACGGCTCACGCTATTGCATGCGCAAATGAAATTTTAGAAGGAAAAGTCACAGTGGCATTTTCTGACACCCTTTTCAGAGCCGATTTTGAGTTAAATCCAGAGGATGATGGAATTATTTGGACAAAGCAAATTGAGGACCCTAGTTCTTTTGGAGTAGTGAAAACAAATGATCAAGGTGTAATTACCGATTTTGTAGAGAAGCCAAAAGAATTCATTTCTGATCAAGCAATTATAGGAATATATTATTTCAAACAAGGAGAAGATTTAAGAGAGGAGATCAATTATCTAATCAAAAATAATATTCGAGGTGGGGGTGAATTTCAATTGACAATGGCCCTAGAAAACTTGAAAAATAAAGGGACTAACTTCACTATTGGTACGGTAAATGAGTGGTTAGATTGTGGAAACAAAGCAATTACAGTAGAGTCTAATTCTAGATATTTAGGTTTTATAAAGGATCAGAATTTAATCTCATCAGAAGCGAAGATTGAAAATTGTGAAATCATCGAGCCAGTCCTTATTGGTTCGGGGAGTAAGATTTTGAACTGCACAATTGGACCAAATGTTTCTATAGGAATGAATTGCAAGATTAGCAATTCACAACTCTCTGAGTCGTTGATTCAAAATGATACAACTTTAGATGACATTGATTTAACTAACTCTATGATTGGAAACTTCGTTAATTTGAAAGGTTCCCCAAAATCGGTGAGTTTGGGGGACTACAGTGAATGGTAAAACCGATGAGAATAATTCTTTTTTCAATAACCTTATTGATTTGCTTCATTTCTTTTTCTCAAAAGAAAAAAAGAGATGTGGCGATTCCTCAAACACAGGAAGATTCACTGAAGTTAGAAGGCATTCTTGTAGAAGCTGAAAAACAACTAATTCTTGAGAATTATGCGAAGGCACTTGAGAATTTTCATGTAGCTCTTGAAATGAATACTGAAAGTGCCGCGACTCATTTTAAG is from Marinobacter alexandrii and encodes:
- the kbl gene encoding glycine C-acetyltransferase — encoded protein: MYKSLKPRLEKEIEEIKEAGLYKQERVIASPQSADIVLQNGSEVINFCANNYLGLSSHPKVIESAKTSIDSHGFGMSSVRFICGTQDIHKELEQKISEFLGMEDTILYAAAFDANGGVFEPLLGPEDAIISDSLNHASIIDGVRLCKAQRYRYKNNDMADLEEQLKAASGAKVKIIVTDGVFSMDGTIAQLDKICDLADKYDALVMTDECHSTGFIGKTGRGVHEYRNCMDRVDIITGTLGKALGGASGGFTSAKKEIVDILRQRSRPYLFSNTLAPSITGASIAVIDMLSETTELRDKLEANTKYFREQMTEAGFDIKPGEHPIVPIMLYDAKLSQEMAAKLLEKGIYVIGFYFPVVPKDQARIRVQISAVHDREHLDKAIKAFTEVGKELGVI
- the cdaA gene encoding diadenylate cyclase CdaA, whose protein sequence is MILGFQIGFLDISWKDALDILLVTILLSQVYKLMKGSVAIKVFMGFLSIYLIYLVVNALQMELLSTILGQFMGVGVLAVIILFQQEIRKFLLLVGRTNIFEEGKFFKNVRFWSQNGNAKRANITPIVEAVKSLAGSNTGALIVISSDSPLKFYAESGDAMDSLLSKRLLLAIFNKYSPLHDGAVIVHKDRIVAARCILPVTEQDVPAQYGLRHRAGLGMSENTETFIIAVSEETGQISAMQNGEITHNISAQELRRQINKYLNEPKELKKEKEKKDLEEVA
- a CDS encoding enoyl-CoA hydratase-related protein, whose translation is MESYENLALDLVDGILTITINRESKMNALNRATMLEIRDAFQYIQDNPKDIRGVVLTGAGEKAFVAGADISEFAGLSEMHARKFAEEGQEIFQSIENCHTPVVAVVNGFALGGGCELAMSAHMRIAVSTAKFGQPEVNLGLIPGYGGTQRLTQLIGKARAFEFLMSADMILAERAEQLGLANYVESDKAAAHSKAVELLGKITSKAPIAIGLVIDSVNAYYETGVNGYQTEANAFAGCFGTEDFKEGVAAFSEKRKADFKGE
- a CDS encoding NAD-dependent epimerase/dehydratase family protein, encoding MDKILIIGACGQLGTELTLKLRELKGTESIIASDLLDDPIDLLSDGPYEKLNIMNKESFHIILEKHNITQVYHLAAVLSAKGEQNPHFAWQLNMESLLTVLEAGKDKLKKIYWPSSIAVFGPDTPKENTPQNTVMAPNTVYGISKLAGERWCEYYFENYGVDVRSLRYPGLIGYKALPGGGTTDYAVDIFHKAIVGEKYECFLSEDTILPMMYMDDAVKATIDLMETDAENVKIRSSHNLGAMSFSPKEITIEIQKHYPDFEVTYNPDFRQKIADSWPGSIDDSAARNDWNWQHSFGLKELTETMITNLKDTIVFD
- a CDS encoding oligosaccharide flippase family protein, yielding MSILKKLASQTAIYGLSSVLGRMLNYLLVPLYTSVFVPSEYGIVTELYAYVAFLNILYIYGLETAYFRFSTKEKGNHYFNLAFSSILISSLLFSGSIWVFSGTIAALLEYPDKAYLIQWLGMILAIDAIVAIPFARLRQAGKASRFAIFKLTNICVNIFLNVFFIIICPQILAADLNSTVRNIYNPELGVGYVFLSNLIANALYLLFFIPDWLKIKLSFNSKEWKSMMKYAWPVLIIGFAGVINEMLSRAILKYRLPSEFYEGYSNLEILGIFGACYKLSVFMALAVQAFRYSFEPFFFTQAKEKNSPQVFSQVMTYFVLFGAFSWLVLCTFMPYYAPLFLRQESYLMALDAVPWLLGGGLFLGIFYNLSLWYKLTDKTLYGAYIGMIGAFTTFILNWLLIPIIGYLGSAIATFASYLLMVIVSYTWGMKHYPIPYQTIKVVGYIILAGLGIVIDQFTQKSIWKSVLIVLIFLTLSIILERKSFTRLRNS
- a CDS encoding sugar phosphate nucleotidyltransferase; amino-acid sequence: MNLIIPMAGKGKRLRPHTLTIPKPLIPIAGKPIVQRLVEDIADVTPEQIEKIGFVIGGFDEEIKEKLIAIAKEVGAEAHFYVQETAEGTAHAIACANEILEGKVTVAFSDTLFRADFELNPEDDGIIWTKQIEDPSSFGVVKTNDQGVITDFVEKPKEFISDQAIIGIYYFKQGEDLREEINYLIKNNIRGGGEFQLTMALENLKNKGTNFTIGTVNEWLDCGNKAITVESNSRYLGFIKDQNLISSEAKIENCEIIEPVLIGSGSKILNCTIGPNVSIGMNCKISNSQLSESLIQNDTTLDDIDLTNSMIGNFVNLKGSPKSVSLGDYSEW